One Frankia alni ACN14a DNA window includes the following coding sequences:
- the ftsE gene encoding cell division ATP-binding protein FtsE, whose amino-acid sequence MIVLSSVSKWYPNGARPALIDVSAEIGAGEFVFLVGPSGSGKSTLLRLLLREDRATSGQVVVAGRDVARIPDRRVPQLRRIVGCVFQDFRLLPNRTVAANVAFALDVVGRPRHVVRSVVPEVLELVGLGEKADRYPDELSGGEQQRVAIARAFVGRPRVLLADEPTGNLDPATSIEIMSLLDAVHRAGTTVVMATHNASLVDAMRRRVLELGDGALIRDEADGRYDQTAPQPLPPSEPAPSEPAPSEPAPLVPAMVVPAMVVPAQPTGGAPDGGPRSPWAAPTRNGPVG is encoded by the coding sequence AGCGCCGAAATCGGTGCCGGAGAGTTCGTGTTCCTGGTGGGGCCGTCCGGATCCGGCAAGTCGACGCTGCTGCGGCTGCTGCTGCGGGAGGACCGCGCGACCAGCGGGCAGGTCGTCGTCGCCGGCCGGGACGTCGCCCGGATTCCGGATCGGCGGGTTCCGCAGCTGCGCCGGATCGTCGGCTGCGTGTTCCAGGACTTCCGGCTGCTGCCGAACCGGACCGTGGCGGCCAATGTCGCGTTCGCCCTCGACGTGGTCGGCCGTCCCCGACATGTCGTGCGCAGCGTCGTCCCCGAAGTGCTGGAGCTGGTCGGCTTGGGGGAGAAGGCGGACCGCTATCCCGACGAGCTGTCCGGCGGCGAGCAGCAACGGGTCGCGATCGCCCGGGCGTTCGTCGGTCGGCCGCGGGTGCTGCTGGCCGACGAGCCGACCGGGAACCTCGACCCGGCCACCAGCATCGAGATCATGAGCCTGCTCGACGCCGTCCACCGCGCCGGCACGACCGTCGTCATGGCCACCCACAACGCGTCCCTGGTCGACGCGATGCGGCGCCGGGTGCTCGAGCTCGGCGACGGCGCACTGATCCGCGACGAGGCCGACGGCCGCTACGACCAGACCGCGCCGCAGCCCCTGCCGCCGTCCGAGCCAGCGCCGTCCGAGCCAGCGCCGTCCGAGCCAGCGCCGCTGGTGCCTGCGATGGTGGTGCCTGCGATGGTGGTGCCCGCCCAGCCGACCGGGGGGGCGCCCGACGGCGGCCCCCGCAGCCCGTGGGCGGCGCCGACG